A portion of the Stigmatopora argus isolate UIUO_Sarg chromosome 15, RoL_Sarg_1.0, whole genome shotgun sequence genome contains these proteins:
- the LOC144089618 gene encoding T cell receptor beta chain MC.7.G5, which yields MVKFDRYCFCASAAPLCSYDQAFFGEGTKLTVLEPNAIITPPTVTFFPPSEHECARGGDPDDVRTLVCAATDFYPDHVTVSWLVDGEKRERGVATDRRAVRRGDRYLLTTRLTVPAPQWLLQGRIFTCVFTFFDGKAYVDVRKSLRGREGTAEERLNRESFLKLMQTAKLSYCVLIVKSCVYAGFVTFLMWRRGVSGKTR from the exons ATGGTGAAATTTGACCGTTACTG CTTTTGTGCTAGCGCGGCGCCACTGTGCTCCTACGACCAAGCTTTTTTTGGCGAGGGGACCAAACTCACCGTTTTAG AACCCAACGCGATCATCACGCCGCCCACGGTGACGTTTTTCCCGCCTTCGGAACACGAATGCGCCAGGGGCGGAGACCCCGACGACGTCAGGACGCTGGTTTGCGCGGCCACCGACTTCTACCCCGACCACGTCACCGTGTCCTGGCTGGTGGACGGCGAGAAGCGGGAGCGGGGCGTGGCCACGGACCGCCGGGCCGTGCGGCGAGGGGACCGCTACCTCCTCACTACCAGGCTGACGGTCCCGGCGCCACAATGGCTCCTCCAAGGAAGGATCTTCACCTGCGTCTTCACCTTTTTCGACGGGAAGGCCTACGTGGACGTCAGGAAGTCGCTACGCGGGAGAGAAG gcacgGCTGAAGAGCGACTCAACCGAG AGAGCTTCCTGAAGTTGATGCAGACGGCCAAGCTGTCCTACTGCGTCCTCATCGTCAAGAGTTGCGTCTACGCCGGATTCGTGACCTTCCTGATGTGGCGCCGCGGG GTGTCTGGAAAAACTCGCTGA
- the paplna gene encoding papilin isoform X2 — protein sequence MILHVLLLQLLLAPALLVSAEDYWEGWGAYAACSRTCGGGVMIRSRRCVTHRNDGGHNCVGPDKSYLACNTEECPAGSKDYREEQCSQYDGSDFKGSRYTWVPYYGAENPCELNCVPHGETYYYRHSATVKDGTPCHPGRPDICVEGVCRRMGCDNRLDSNLQEDPCLRCGGNGETCSLVKNTYTTQRLGHGYHQIFTIPAGATSISVRETRPSRNYLAIKNLQGHYYLNGHWSLEFSQATHIAGTKLYYQRGVEGDNIPESIIGRGPTTEPLVVELISQEPNQGVEYEYYLPTAQSAEGYAWSFGSWSACSKECGLGHQSRAAYCSLDNEVVPDYLCPHHARPESNRTCNHQACPATYAWRTGEWNECSAACGSGHQYRGVDCIYNDQNGGQLVQDAHCAQYTQKPTEQQYCNMQRCEENLARALISHVPSENAVECRTTTYGCCYDRTTPAAGRNGEGCRDPPAPHERSVCSLPKAAGSCSGWTARFFFDLLSSRCTEFWYGGCAGNSNNFETREECESVCHPTVDYNGNGNGYNGNGQRSNGNGNGRPNGNGNGNGNGNGNGRPNGNGNGNGRPNGNGNGYSNGVGKGNGRSNGNGRTNGNGYSNGNGNGNGRTNGNGNGNGNGHADADENVNGNGHGQDYENGNGYSNGNGNGYTNGNGRSNGNGHANGNGNGEDDNGNGNSYAQRSNGNRHSNGNGNGRANGNGNGHTNGNGNGEDDNGNGNGLSNGYAQRSNGNGHSNGKATGNGRANGNGNGRANGNGRANGNGRTNGNGYAQRSNGNGHSNGNGNGEESNGNGNGNGGHLASSVAHKAHRARVYMKARKPYFVSVKKHVFHASSLTLAAQVKIEPSDPSSVEALVGQTVVLPCRVSPPPLESSGVAAVVVEWRKDGAKLTSRRYREQPNGSLLLGPVAKSDAGWFLCLATRGQERDHRYVYLTVSEGPSRLRPSSPPSTDEPSRGFSLDHSAPSLLERRAGQEARLPCAVLPATALPYVSVRWTRDGRPIADPRFVQGSDGALSIETLRAEDAGVYTCSASTLHHLEQRIVQLRVQAALRITVAPDDVEVPEGGVALLHCVASGDDVGVGWSRNGVPVRPDGRKIQVSPDRSLIINDVRRSDEGTYTCNAYAGVYSASASADVRVSNVARGGGGPITSPSSRTPCSDQPDLANCELVVYANLCANAYYADFCCASCARQARNGHRSTGARQEALKVLLLRSVTCCDPFRGTGKIWLLFNDVQFLRVRGFFVLFFWFILNLI from the exons GAACGACGGCGGCCACAACTGCGTTGGACCCGACAAGTCTTACCTGGCCTGTAACACCGAG GAGTGTCCCGCCGGATCCAAGGATTACCGCGAGGAGCAGTGCTCCCAGTACGACGGCAGCGACTTCAAGGGATCGCGCTACACCTGGGTGCCTTATTACGGAG CGGAGAACCCCTGCGAGCTGAACTGCGTCCCACACGGAGAGACCTACTACTACCGCCACAGCGCCACCGTTAAGGACGGTACACCTTGTCACCCCGGACGCCCCGACATTTGCGTGGAGGGCGTTTGCAGG CGTATGGGCTGCGACAACCGGCTGGATTCCAATCTTCAGGAGGACCCTTGCCTGCGTTGCGGGGGCAACGGAGAGACCTGCTCCCTGGTCAAGAACACCTACACCACGCAGCGTCTGGGCCACG GTTACCATCAGATCTTCACCATCCCCGCCGGAGCCACGTCCATCAGCGTCCGAGAGACACGTCCCTCACGTAATTATCTGG CCATCAAGAACCTTCAAGGACACTACTACCTGAACGGTCACTGGTCCCTGGAGTTCTCCCAGGCCACTCACATCGCCGGAACCAAGCTGTACTACCAACGAGGCGTAGAGGGCGACAACATTCCCGAGTCTATCATCGGCCGCGGACCCACCACCGAGCCCCTAGTGGTGGAG CTTATCAGCCAGGAACCCAACCAGGGCGTAGAGTACGAGTACTACCTTCCGACGGCGCAGTCCGCCGAGGGATATGCCTGGAGTTTCGGATCTTGGTCCGCCTGCAGCAAGGAGTGCGGATTGG GACACCAGTCCAGAGCCGCCTACTGCTCCTTGGACAACGAGGTCGTCCCGGACTACCTGTGCCCGCACCACGCTCGACCCGAGAGCAACAGAACCTGCAACCATCAGGCTTGCCCCGCCACCTACGC CTGGAGAACGGGCGAATGGAACGAATGCTCCGCCGCCTGCGGCAGTGGCCACCAGTACCGTGGCGTGGACTGTATCTACAACGACCAGAATGGAGGTCAACTGGTCCAGGACGCCCACTGCGCCCAGTACACCCAGAAACCCACAGAGCAACAGTACTGCAACATGCAGCGCTGCGAAGAAAACCTGGCAAGAGCG CTGATTTCCCACGTCCCCTCTGAGAACGCCGTGGAATGCCGCACCACCACCTACGGGTGCTGCTACGATCGCACGACTCCCGCGGCCGGACGCAACGGAGAGGGTTGCCGCGACCCACCCGCACCTC ACGAACGCTCCGTCTGCTCGCTGCCCAAGGCTGCCGGTTCTTGCTCCGGGTGGACGGCTCGCTTCTTCTTCGATCTTCTGAGCTCCCGGTGTACCGAGTTCTGGTACGGCGGCTGCGCTGGCAACAGCAACAATTTTGAAACGCGGGAGGAGTGTGAGAGTGTCTGTCACCCCACCGTCGACTACAACGGAAACGGAAATGGCTACAATGGAAACGGACAGCGCTCAAATGGAAACGGTAATGGCCGCCCCAATGGAAATGGAAACGGAAACGGTAATGGAAATGGTAACGGCCGCCCCAATGGAAATGGAAACGGTAATGGCCGCCCTAACGGAAATGGAAACGGTTACTCAAACGGCGTTGGCAAGGGTAACGGCCGCTCTAATGGAAATGGCCGCACCAACGGTAACGGTTACTCAAACGGAAATGGAAACGGTAACGGCCGCACCAACGGAAATGGCAATGGCAACGGTAACGGCCACGCCGACGCAGATGAAAATGTCAACGGAAACGGTCACGGCCAAGACTACGAAAATGGCAACGGTTACTCCAATGGAAATGGAAACGGGTACACCAATGGTAATGGACGCTCCAATGGTAACGGTCACGCCAACGGAAATGGAAACGGTGAGGACGATAACGGCAATGGCAACAGCTATGCCCAGCGCTCTAACGGAAACAGACACTCCAACGGCAACGGCAACGGCCGCGCCAATGGCAACGGTAACGGTCACACCAACGGAAATGGAAACGGTGAGGACGATAACGGTAACGGCAACGGTCTCTCCAACGGCTATGCCCAGCGCTCTAATGGAAACGGACACTCCAACGGCAAGGCCACCGGCAATGGCCGCGCAAACGGCAACGGCAATGGCCGTGCAAACGGCAATGGCCGTGCAAACGGCAATGGCCGCACCAACGGCAATGGCTATGCCCAGCGCTCAAACGGGAACGGACACTCCAACGGAAACGGCAATGGTGAAGAATCCAACGGCAATGGCAACGGCAACGGGGGTCACCTAGCCTCCAGCGTGGCCCACAAGGCCCACAGGGCCCGGGTCTACATGAAGGCCCGCAAACCTTACTTTGTCTCGGTGAAAAAGCACGTCTTCCACGCATCCAG TTTGACCCTGGCAGCCCAGGTGAAGATCGAGCCATCGGACCCGTCCTCCGTGGAGGCCCTGGTGGGACAGACGGTCGTCCTGCCCTGCAGAGTCAGTCCGCCGCCGTTGGAGTCATCGGGcgtggcggcggtggtggtggagTGGAGGAAGGATGGCGCTAAACTCACGTCAAGAAG ATATCGGGAGCAGCCCAACGGTTCGCTGCTGCTCGGTCCCGTCGCCAAGTCGGACGCCGGCTGGTTCTTGTGCCTGGCCACCAGGGGGCAGGAGCGAGACCACCGCTACGTTTATCTGACCGTCTCAG AGGGACCCTCCCGGCTGCGGCCCAGCTCCCCGCCATCCACCGACGAACCCTCCCGCGG ATTCAGCCTGGACCACTCGGCTCCGTCTTTGCTGGAGAGGCGGGCGGGGCAAGAGGCCCGTCTCCCGTGCGCCGTCCTACCCGCCACGGCGCTGCCGTACGTCAGCGTACGCTGGACGCGGGACGGACGGCCCATCGCCGACCCCAG GTTTGTCCAGGGCTCGGACGGGGCGCTGTCCATAGAGACGCTCCGGGCCGAGGACGCCGGCGTGTACACTTGCTCCGCCTCCACGCTGCATCACCTGGAGCAGAGAATCGTACAGCTCCGGGTCCAAG CCGCTCTGCGGATCACCGTCGCCCCCGACGACGTGGAGGTCCCCGAAGGCGGCGTGGCCCTGCTGCACTGCGTGGCGTCGGGGGACGACGTCGGCGTTGGCTGGTCCAG GAACGGCGTCCCGGTACGTCCGGACGGTCGGAAAATCCAGGTGTCGCCCGACCGGAGCCTCATCATCAATGACGTGCGGCGGTCCGACGAGGGCACGTACACTTGCAACGCCTACGCCGGCGTCTACTCGGCCAGCGCCTCGGCGGACGTGCGGGTCTCCAACGTCGCCCGAGGAG GCGGCGGTCCAATCACATCGCCATCATCGAGGACCCCTTGTTCGGACCAACCCGATTTGGCCAACTGCGAGCTGGTGGTCTACGCCAACCTGTGCGCCAACGCATACTACGCCGACTTCTGCTGCGCCAGCTGCGCCCGCCAAGCACGGAATGGCCACAG